The Streptomyces avermitilis MA-4680 = NBRC 14893 genome contains a region encoding:
- a CDS encoding helix-turn-helix domain-containing protein: protein MTAETDWGGAPTVLRMILGRQLEELRTRAGRTYEEAAAAIGVSHSTIRRMESAKVARLRLADVEKLLQIYGVTDQQEIDTFLKSVREANKRGWWHTYRDVLPDWFAAYLSLEQAALQIRAYEAQFVHGLLQTEEYARALLSAGNPHAPAEATERRVALRMRRQELLSRSAPPRLWVVMDETVLRWPVGGPTVMRAQIDHLIALNALPHVTLQIMPFRSGPHPAMRAGAFHVFRFRARELPDIVYLSGLVGAVYLDKSDDVVVYREALDRLGAQSAPARKTEALLGAIRKEL from the coding sequence GTGACCGCGGAGACCGACTGGGGCGGCGCCCCCACCGTGCTGCGCATGATCCTCGGCAGACAGCTCGAGGAGCTGCGCACCCGGGCCGGCCGCACCTACGAGGAAGCGGCCGCGGCGATCGGGGTCAGCCACTCCACGATCCGCCGGATGGAATCCGCCAAGGTGGCCCGGCTCAGGCTCGCGGACGTCGAGAAACTGCTCCAGATCTACGGTGTGACGGACCAGCAGGAGATCGACACGTTCCTGAAGTCGGTCCGTGAGGCCAACAAGCGCGGCTGGTGGCACACCTACCGCGATGTGCTGCCGGACTGGTTCGCCGCGTATCTGAGCCTGGAGCAGGCGGCGCTCCAGATCCGGGCGTACGAGGCGCAGTTCGTCCACGGTCTGCTCCAGACGGAGGAGTACGCGCGGGCCCTGCTGAGCGCCGGAAACCCGCACGCCCCGGCCGAGGCGACCGAGCGCCGGGTCGCCCTGCGCATGCGCCGCCAGGAACTGCTGTCCCGCTCTGCGCCGCCCCGCCTGTGGGTGGTGATGGACGAGACCGTGCTGCGCTGGCCGGTCGGGGGCCCCACCGTGATGCGCGCCCAGATCGACCACCTGATCGCGCTCAACGCGCTGCCGCATGTGACCTTGCAGATCATGCCGTTCCGAAGCGGTCCGCATCCCGCGATGCGGGCCGGAGCGTTCCACGTCTTCCGGTTCAGGGCACGTGAGTTGCCGGACATCGTCTATCTGAGCGGCCTGGTGGGCGCTGTCTATCTGGACAAGAGCGACGATGTCGTGGTGTATCGCGAGGCCCTGGACCGGCTGGGCGCCCAGTCGGCGCCCGCCAGGAAGACCGAGGCTCTCCTCGGCGCGATACGCAAGGAGCTGTGA
- a CDS encoding DUF397 domain-containing protein — translation MPARDLGARGWSKPWSDDAGGACLEAKKLADGRVALRQSTDPDSPALVLTPAEVAGFLAGVKKGEADFLL, via the coding sequence ATGCCGGCCCGGGATCTCGGCGCGCGCGGCTGGTCCAAACCGTGGAGCGACGACGCGGGAGGCGCCTGCCTGGAGGCGAAGAAGCTCGCCGACGGCCGGGTGGCGCTGCGTCAGTCCACCGACCCGGACAGCCCGGCCCTGGTCCTCACCCCCGCCGAGGTGGCTGGCTTCCTCGCGGGTGTGAAGAAGGGCGAAGCCGACTTCCTCCTTTGA
- a CDS encoding SAM-dependent methyltransferase has protein sequence MPDNGWPADRIDTESAHSARIYDYIIGGKDYYPADKEAGDAMSREWPALPVHMRANRDWMNRAVAHLAKEAGIRQFLDIGTGIPTSPNLHEIAQSVAPESRVVYVDNDPIVLTLSQGLLASTPEGRTAYVEADMLDPASILDAPELRDTLDLTRPVALTVIAIVHFVLDEDDAVGIVRRLLEPLPSGSYLAMSIGTAEFAPQEVGRVAREYAARNMPMRLRTHAEAEEFFEGLELVEPGIVQVHKWHPDAATADGIRDEDIAMYGAVARKP, from the coding sequence TTGCCCGACAACGGATGGCCGGCCGACCGTATCGACACCGAGAGTGCGCACTCCGCGCGCATCTACGACTACATCATCGGCGGAAAAGACTACTACCCGGCCGACAAGGAGGCGGGTGACGCCATGTCCCGGGAGTGGCCCGCACTCCCGGTCCACATGCGGGCCAACCGCGACTGGATGAACCGCGCGGTGGCCCATCTGGCGAAGGAGGCCGGGATACGCCAGTTCCTGGACATCGGAACCGGCATCCCCACCTCGCCCAACCTCCACGAGATCGCCCAGTCGGTGGCCCCCGAGTCCCGGGTCGTGTACGTGGACAACGACCCGATCGTCCTCACCCTCTCCCAGGGCCTGCTGGCCAGCACCCCCGAGGGCAGGACCGCGTACGTCGAGGCGGACATGCTCGACCCGGCGAGCATCCTGGATGCCCCGGAGCTGCGCGACACCTTGGATCTGACCCGGCCGGTCGCCCTGACGGTGATCGCGATCGTCCACTTCGTGCTGGACGAGGACGACGCGGTGGGCATCGTCCGCCGCCTCCTGGAGCCTCTCCCCTCGGGCAGCTATCTGGCCATGTCCATCGGCACCGCCGAGTTCGCGCCGCAGGAGGTGGGCCGGGTCGCCCGCGAGTACGCCGCCCGCAACATGCCCATGCGGCTGCGCACGCACGCGGAGGCCGAGGAGTTCTTCGAAGGCCTGGAGCTGGTGGAGCCGGGCATCGTCCAGGTGCACAAGTGGCACCCGGACGCCGCCACCGCCGACGGCATCCGGGACGAGGACATCGCGATGTACGGAGCGGTGGCCCGCAAGCCGTGA
- a CDS encoding ABC transporter substrate-binding protein, which yields MTSTAKSSRSRTRNPGAAAVALAATAALLAACAGCSSSSGEESDPLSGDKAGGDSVVVGSNNFAESILIADIYGEALKAKGIKVTYKPNIGSRETTYGLLKNGSLTVLPEYNGALLAYLDSKATPKTVATTTAAINAKLDSKLKLLDPAPAQDKDSVTVNAATAKKYHLTSESSIADLKDIAPDLAIGASPEFQTRQQGLVGLKSVYGLNFKSFKALDAGGSLTQAALKKNTVQAADLFTTDPTITKEKFVVLQDPKNLFGFENVQPLVYKSGLSQKGADTLNAVSAKLDTVALLKMDAEVQLQNKDPLDVAKAWLTSAGLD from the coding sequence GTGACTTCTACCGCGAAGAGCAGCAGGTCAAGGACGAGAAACCCCGGCGCGGCAGCCGTCGCGCTCGCCGCCACGGCGGCGCTCCTGGCGGCATGTGCGGGGTGTTCGTCGTCCTCCGGCGAAGAGTCCGACCCGCTCTCGGGCGACAAGGCGGGCGGCGACAGCGTCGTCGTCGGCTCGAACAACTTCGCCGAGAGCATCCTGATCGCCGACATCTACGGCGAGGCCCTGAAGGCCAAGGGCATCAAGGTCACCTACAAGCCGAACATCGGCAGCCGCGAGACCACTTACGGTCTGCTCAAGAACGGCTCTCTCACCGTGCTGCCGGAGTACAACGGCGCGCTCCTCGCCTACCTGGACTCCAAGGCCACGCCGAAGACGGTCGCCACCACGACCGCCGCGATCAACGCCAAGCTCGACTCGAAGCTGAAGCTGCTCGACCCGGCGCCCGCGCAGGACAAGGACTCCGTCACCGTCAACGCCGCCACCGCCAAGAAGTACCACCTCACCTCCGAGTCCAGCATCGCGGACCTCAAGGACATCGCCCCCGACCTGGCCATCGGTGCCTCTCCGGAGTTCCAGACCCGACAGCAGGGCCTGGTGGGCCTGAAGTCCGTGTACGGGCTGAACTTCAAGTCGTTCAAGGCCCTGGACGCCGGTGGCTCGCTGACCCAGGCGGCGCTGAAGAAGAACACGGTGCAGGCCGCGGACCTCTTCACCACGGACCCGACCATCACCAAGGAGAAGTTCGTGGTCCTCCAGGACCCGAAGAACCTCTTCGGGTTCGAGAACGTGCAGCCGCTGGTCTACAAGTCGGGGCTCTCCCAGAAGGGCGCCGACACGCTGAACGCGGTCTCCGCCAAGCTCGACACGGTGGCACTGCTGAAGATGGACGCCGAGGTGCAGCTCCAGAACAAGGACCCGCTGGACGTCGCCAAGGCCTGGCTGACGTCGGCCGGCCTGGACTGA
- a CDS encoding ATP-binding protein produces the protein MSTNKVDAPTRPAPSPNPGGTGGFAARWPFRRKLNALVGVPLAVVAALLCYLITDQVDQARSAAAAAQLVRDSAQVADLVDRVENEHQQAVLLSVRYEAAAGADARPALTSYRRAQAAVDAQVDKVRGTFGDRLPDTEAQALKEINGLGSLRGTIEEGYLPADNIDPAYTNAAKGLLDGLGLDRNAALAATFTGNLLDSLLRADAAHSSFETSVFSATTGDSNALIEFTNAVGSYELYTYQADRFARFATERQADELSGIEHSTAQREIAEAYAELQIDPSGLQANTPSRIRAAFADALRDYPAYPKQAESRLKIAASLIGQIADRADDASSEAWWRAGLLLAAALLGFVLWLAFSVAVRRSVVRPVEALTDAAQEVFDITSRELARVADDDAEDLGPLRLREVPVPVRDEIGELAEAFNHVQSTAAALLERQVLSRRNVAEMFGNVGRRVSNLTTRQLALIDAVERGETDPALLDRLYRIDHIAVRLRRNADSLMLLAGIRETVLDSGPTALTNVVRAALGQIEGYQRVRLRAETEVMVEPDIIGDLTLMVAELLENAVAFSPVGSPVEVAVRGTGGDGALIEIADHGLGMSAERLDEENARLIRRERLDLVPTKVLGLFVVGSLARRWDVGVTLSRTPGGGVTAEAVIPSTLLLAMSPLNVPAAVATAPAAATVEPGPATPSSPATSSSSAAATLPRHGETESRPGALPRRVPRRETAPAEKAEETEDREEAEETASGTAPALQDRTERTLLPHDDTGAARPLRRRVRGATLRTTAAEAAQQAAHGPARPADAHEVRSALEEFEAAVERAHRDSGTGTPAPAPQPTPDQNYQNHQSDQSDQRHQNHQSHQNHLPEGAEQ, from the coding sequence GTGTCCACGAACAAGGTGGACGCGCCGACCCGGCCGGCCCCGTCGCCGAACCCGGGCGGCACCGGCGGTTTCGCCGCCCGCTGGCCGTTCAGGCGCAAGCTCAACGCCCTCGTCGGCGTACCGCTGGCCGTGGTCGCCGCGTTGCTCTGCTACCTCATCACCGACCAGGTGGACCAGGCGCGCAGCGCGGCCGCCGCCGCCCAACTGGTCCGCGACAGCGCGCAGGTCGCCGACCTCGTCGACCGGGTGGAGAACGAGCACCAGCAGGCCGTCCTGCTCTCCGTGCGCTACGAGGCCGCCGCCGGCGCCGACGCCCGGCCCGCGCTCACCTCCTACCGCAGGGCCCAGGCCGCCGTGGACGCGCAGGTCGACAAGGTGCGCGGCACGTTCGGCGACCGGCTGCCCGACACGGAGGCGCAGGCCCTCAAGGAGATCAACGGCCTGGGCAGCCTGCGCGGCACCATCGAGGAGGGCTACCTGCCCGCCGACAACATCGACCCGGCCTACACCAACGCCGCCAAGGGGCTGCTCGACGGCCTCGGACTCGACCGCAACGCCGCCCTCGCCGCCACCTTCACCGGCAATCTGCTGGACTCCCTGCTGCGCGCCGACGCCGCCCACAGCTCCTTCGAGACCAGCGTGTTCTCGGCGACGACCGGTGACTCCAACGCGCTCATCGAGTTCACCAACGCCGTGGGCTCCTACGAGCTGTACACGTACCAGGCGGACCGCTTCGCCCGGTTCGCCACCGAGCGGCAGGCGGACGAACTCTCCGGGATCGAGCACAGCACGGCGCAGCGGGAGATCGCCGAGGCGTACGCCGAGCTCCAGATCGACCCCAGCGGACTCCAGGCGAACACGCCGTCCCGGATCCGCGCGGCGTTCGCGGACGCCCTGCGCGACTACCCGGCTTATCCGAAGCAGGCCGAGAGCCGGCTGAAGATCGCCGCCTCGCTCATCGGCCAGATCGCCGACCGCGCCGACGACGCGTCCAGCGAGGCCTGGTGGCGGGCCGGTCTGCTGCTGGCCGCGGCTCTGCTCGGCTTCGTCCTGTGGCTCGCCTTCTCGGTGGCGGTCCGGCGGTCGGTCGTACGGCCGGTGGAGGCTCTCACCGATGCCGCGCAGGAGGTCTTCGACATCACCAGCCGGGAACTCGCCCGGGTGGCCGACGACGACGCCGAGGACCTGGGCCCGCTCCGGCTGCGCGAGGTGCCCGTCCCCGTACGGGACGAGATCGGCGAACTCGCCGAGGCCTTCAACCACGTGCAGTCCACCGCGGCCGCCCTGCTGGAGCGCCAGGTGCTCAGCCGTCGCAACGTCGCCGAGATGTTCGGCAACGTCGGCCGCCGGGTCAGCAACCTCACCACACGGCAGCTCGCCCTCATCGACGCCGTCGAACGCGGCGAGACCGACCCCGCGCTGCTCGACCGGCTGTACCGCATCGACCACATCGCGGTCCGGCTGCGGCGCAACGCCGACAGCCTCATGCTGCTGGCCGGCATCCGCGAGACCGTGCTGGACTCCGGCCCCACCGCGCTCACCAACGTGGTGCGCGCCGCGCTCGGCCAGATCGAGGGCTATCAGCGCGTCCGGCTGCGCGCCGAGACCGAGGTCATGGTGGAGCCCGACATCATCGGCGACCTGACGCTGATGGTGGCCGAACTCCTGGAGAACGCCGTCGCGTTCTCGCCCGTGGGCAGCCCCGTCGAGGTGGCGGTGCGCGGGACCGGTGGCGACGGCGCGCTGATCGAGATCGCCGACCACGGTCTGGGCATGAGCGCCGAGCGCCTCGACGAGGAGAACGCCCGGTTGATCCGCCGCGAGCGCCTGGACCTGGTGCCGACCAAGGTGCTCGGCCTCTTCGTGGTCGGCAGCCTCGCCCGGCGCTGGGACGTCGGGGTGACGCTGTCCCGCACCCCCGGCGGCGGTGTCACGGCCGAGGCCGTCATCCCGTCCACACTGCTGCTGGCGATGAGCCCGCTCAACGTCCCGGCCGCGGTGGCAACAGCCCCGGCCGCTGCCACCGTCGAACCGGGGCCCGCCACTCCTTCCTCGCCCGCCACCTCGTCCTCGTCCGCCGCCGCCACCCTGCCCCGGCACGGCGAGACCGAGTCCCGGCCGGGCGCGCTGCCCCGGCGGGTGCCCCGGCGCGAGACGGCGCCCGCGGAGAAGGCGGAGGAGACGGAGGACAGGGAGGAGGCGGAGGAGACAGCCTCGGGCACGGCGCCGGCGCTCCAGGACCGCACCGAGCGGACGCTCCTCCCCCACGACGACACCGGCGCGGCCCGCCCGCTGCGCCGCCGGGTCCGCGGGGCCACCCTCCGCACCACGGCCGCCGAGGCCGCCCAGCAGGCGGCGCACGGCCCCGCCCGGCCCGCCGACGCGCACGAGGTCCGCTCCGCGCTCGAGGAGTTCGAGGCCGCCGTGGAGCGCGCACACCGGGACAGCGGGACCGGCACCCCGGCCCCGGCCCCGCAGCCGACACCCGACCAGAACTACCAGAACCACCAGAGCGACCAGAGCGACCAGCGTCATCAGAACCACCAGAGTCATCAGAACCACCTCCCGGAAGGAGCGGAGCAGTGA
- a CDS encoding roadblock/LC7 domain-containing protein, which yields MSTSTGDTPAGGTTPAELRAAAADFTWLLNRFATETAGVVDAIAVSSDGLLIAVSELREHADSERLAAIVSGITSLAAGASGNYGLGGLNKVIIDLEGGHVLVSAIGSGAVLGVVTDKEAKLGNIAYEMTLFANRAGAALSPQLVLELKNSVGVTSTG from the coding sequence GTGAGCACGTCGACAGGTGACACTCCGGCGGGAGGCACCACGCCCGCCGAACTGCGCGCCGCAGCAGCCGACTTCACGTGGCTCCTCAACCGATTCGCGACCGAGACCGCGGGCGTCGTCGACGCCATCGCCGTCTCCTCCGACGGGCTGCTCATCGCCGTTTCCGAGCTGCGTGAGCACGCCGACTCCGAACGGCTGGCCGCCATCGTCTCCGGTATCACCAGCCTGGCCGCCGGAGCCTCCGGCAACTACGGCCTGGGCGGCCTCAACAAGGTCATCATCGACCTGGAGGGCGGCCACGTCCTGGTCTCCGCGATCGGCAGCGGCGCGGTGCTCGGCGTGGTCACCGACAAGGAGGCCAAGCTCGGCAACATCGCGTACGAGATGACGCTGTTCGCCAACCGGGCCGGCGCCGCGCTCAGCCCCCAACTCGTGCTCGAACTGAAGAACTCCGTCGGCGTCACGTCGACGGGGTGA
- a CDS encoding DUF742 domain-containing protein codes for MADGRTPAGEDRFTAPGPDPVGPAPAVRPFLVTAGRVAGTRSGPPIPVETQVVATAEGLDQLDRLSFEQHDIVAACRQPQSIAELAARLRLHLNVVRVLAEDLRSEGRLSVYLPNPGITQDASVLRRVIDGLRAIPDSRGVLRDTD; via the coding sequence ATGGCGGACGGCCGTACTCCGGCCGGCGAGGACCGCTTCACGGCCCCGGGTCCCGACCCGGTCGGCCCCGCCCCCGCCGTGCGGCCGTTCCTGGTCACCGCGGGCCGGGTGGCGGGCACCAGGTCCGGCCCGCCGATCCCGGTCGAGACCCAGGTGGTGGCCACCGCCGAGGGTCTCGACCAGCTCGACCGGCTCTCGTTCGAGCAGCACGACATCGTTGCCGCGTGCCGGCAGCCGCAGTCCATCGCGGAGCTCGCGGCCCGGCTGCGGCTGCACCTCAACGTGGTCCGCGTCCTGGCCGAGGACCTGCGCTCCGAAGGACGGCTGTCGGTGTACCTTCCGAACCCCGGCATCACCCAGGACGCGTCCGTACTGCGAAGGGTTATCGATGGTCTCCGCGCCATCCCCGACTCCCGGGGGGTACTCCGTGACACCGACTGA
- a CDS encoding GTP-binding protein — translation MVSAPSPTPGGYSVTPTEQAAVRPPLPVKMVIAGGFGVGKTTAVGSISEIVPLTTEAAITEVAAGVDDLTHTPRKTTTTVAMDFGCITIDPTLKLYLFGTPGQDRFGFMWDDLVEGAVGGLVIVDTRRLDDCYAAVDYFEHKQIPFAVALNAFDGRIEHDLDEVRWALDVAERVPVVVFDARERGSVRDALLVVLELALARTGA, via the coding sequence ATGGTCTCCGCGCCATCCCCGACTCCCGGGGGGTACTCCGTGACACCGACTGAACAGGCCGCCGTACGGCCGCCGCTGCCGGTCAAGATGGTGATCGCGGGCGGCTTCGGCGTGGGCAAGACCACCGCCGTCGGCTCGATTTCCGAGATCGTCCCGCTGACCACCGAGGCGGCCATCACCGAGGTCGCGGCGGGCGTCGACGACCTCACCCACACCCCGCGCAAGACCACGACCACGGTCGCCATGGACTTCGGCTGCATCACCATCGACCCGACGCTGAAGCTCTATCTGTTCGGTACGCCGGGGCAGGACCGGTTCGGGTTCATGTGGGACGACCTGGTCGAGGGTGCGGTCGGCGGGCTCGTCATCGTCGACACGCGGCGGCTCGACGACTGCTACGCGGCCGTCGACTACTTCGAGCACAAGCAGATCCCGTTCGCCGTCGCCCTCAACGCCTTCGACGGCAGGATCGAGCATGATCTCGACGAGGTCCGCTGGGCGCTCGACGTCGCCGAGCGCGTCCCCGTCGTCGTCTTCGACGCCCGGGAACGCGGCTCGGTCCGCGACGCGCTGCTCGTCGTACTGGAACTGGCGCTGGCCCGCACCGGGGCATGA
- a CDS encoding ABC transporter permease — MNVLHFINAFFSDSAHWHGYDGIPRRLLEHIQYSLMALGIAAAIGLPVGLLTGHTGRGGNALAFLATAARALPSFGLLVLMFVLLGLGLLPVMIPLVVLAVPPILVTTYEAMRSVDPSPVDAARGLGMHEAKILFQVEVPVALPLILSGLRSAAIQIVSTATIAAYVSLGGLGRYIVDGLYQRNYEKVVGGATLVAVMALVTLGLFWTVNRVAVSPGVRRSG; from the coding sequence GTGAACGTACTGCACTTCATCAACGCCTTCTTCAGCGACAGCGCCCACTGGCACGGCTACGACGGCATCCCGCGCCGGCTCCTGGAGCACATCCAGTACTCGCTGATGGCCCTCGGCATCGCCGCCGCGATCGGGCTGCCGGTGGGGCTGCTGACCGGGCACACCGGGCGTGGCGGCAACGCGCTCGCGTTCCTCGCCACCGCCGCCCGGGCGCTGCCCAGCTTCGGCCTGCTGGTGCTGATGTTCGTCCTGCTCGGCCTCGGGCTGCTGCCCGTGATGATCCCGCTGGTCGTGCTCGCCGTGCCGCCGATCCTGGTGACCACCTACGAGGCGATGCGCTCCGTCGACCCGTCGCCGGTCGACGCCGCCCGGGGCCTGGGCATGCACGAGGCGAAGATCCTGTTCCAGGTCGAGGTGCCGGTGGCGCTGCCGCTGATCCTGAGCGGCCTCAGGTCGGCGGCCATCCAGATCGTCTCGACGGCCACCATCGCCGCCTACGTCAGCCTCGGCGGCCTCGGGCGCTACATCGTGGACGGCCTCTACCAGCGCAACTACGAGAAGGTGGTCGGCGGAGCCACGCTGGTGGCCGTGATGGCCCTGGTCACCCTCGGGCTGTTCTGGACGGTCAACCGGGTCGCCGTGTCGCCCGGGGTGCGCAGGAGCGGCTGA
- a CDS encoding ABC transporter permease, with translation MNGFFDIPSDLQHSYLGLIGLHLKEALLPVLAGLLIALPLGQLCVRFRWLYPPVLGVTTVVYAIPSLAFFVVLIDYTGQSEITVMIPLALYSLVLLVPAIVDGVRSVPQETLAAATAMGFGPVRRYVQVQLPIAVPAIIAGLRVATVSSISLVSVGTLIGNQGALGNLLADAMFYHRPALAVNSVVTTAVLAILMDAALVLVRVLLTPWMPRGTRSARRAPRDDSARPEPAALALKDAVR, from the coding sequence ATGAACGGCTTCTTCGACATCCCCAGCGACCTCCAGCACAGCTATCTCGGGCTCATCGGACTGCACCTGAAGGAGGCCCTGCTGCCGGTCCTGGCCGGCCTCCTCATCGCCCTGCCGCTCGGCCAGCTGTGCGTGCGGTTCCGCTGGCTGTACCCGCCGGTCCTCGGGGTGACGACCGTGGTGTACGCCATCCCGTCGCTGGCGTTCTTCGTCGTCCTCATCGACTACACCGGCCAGAGCGAGATCACCGTGATGATCCCGCTGGCCCTGTACAGCCTGGTGCTGCTCGTCCCGGCCATCGTGGACGGCGTCAGGTCGGTGCCCCAGGAGACACTCGCGGCCGCCACCGCCATGGGCTTCGGCCCCGTACGGCGCTACGTCCAGGTGCAGTTGCCGATCGCGGTGCCCGCCATCATCGCCGGGCTGCGGGTGGCGACCGTCTCCAGCATCAGCCTCGTCAGCGTCGGCACCCTGATCGGCAACCAGGGCGCCCTGGGCAACCTGCTCGCCGACGCGATGTTCTACCACCGGCCCGCACTGGCGGTGAACTCCGTGGTCACCACGGCGGTCCTGGCGATCCTCATGGACGCCGCGCTGGTACTCGTACGCGTCCTGCTGACGCCCTGGATGCCGCGCGGCACGCGCTCGGCACGGCGCGCCCCGCGGGACGACTCCGCCCGGCCCGAACCGGCCGCGCTCGCCCTTAAGGACGCGGTCCGGTGA
- a CDS encoding ABC transporter ATP-binding protein, whose translation MIRIDSVTKRYPDGTVAVDRLSLEIPDRSITVLVGPSGCGKTTTLRMINRMVEPSEGTILLDGADITKQPVNTLRRSMGYVIQNAGLFQHRTIVDNIATVPRMLGWGKERARSRARELMERVGLDASLARRYPYQLSGGQQQRVGVARALASDPPVLLMDEPFSAVDPVVRKGLQEELLRIQDELGKTIVFVTHDIDEAIRLGTMVAVMRTGGHLAQFAPPAELLSAPADAFVEDFLGTDRGIRRLSFFPSAGLELLTTPVVAIDSTAEQIAARGTPDVPYLLVTDVDGKALGWSEPKDLTAGKVVPERLLPYGRPFESGKDSLRAALDCAVLSPTGWAVAVDGTGRVVGVVSQETIGEAIRGAHAERRKADLAG comes from the coding sequence TTGATACGGATAGATTCAGTCACCAAGCGGTACCCGGACGGAACGGTGGCGGTCGACCGGCTGTCGTTGGAGATACCGGACCGCTCGATCACCGTCCTTGTGGGGCCGTCGGGCTGCGGGAAGACGACGACCCTGCGGATGATCAACAGGATGGTCGAGCCCAGCGAGGGCACGATCCTCCTCGACGGTGCCGACATCACGAAGCAACCCGTGAACACGCTGCGACGGTCCATGGGTTACGTCATCCAGAACGCCGGTCTCTTCCAGCACCGCACCATCGTCGACAACATCGCGACCGTGCCCCGCATGCTGGGCTGGGGCAAGGAGCGGGCCCGGTCGCGGGCGAGGGAGCTGATGGAGCGGGTGGGGCTCGACGCCTCACTCGCCAGGCGCTACCCGTACCAGCTGTCGGGCGGACAGCAGCAGCGCGTCGGCGTGGCCCGGGCCCTGGCCTCGGACCCGCCCGTGCTGCTGATGGACGAGCCCTTCTCCGCGGTCGACCCCGTGGTGCGCAAGGGACTTCAGGAGGAACTCCTGCGGATCCAGGACGAGTTGGGCAAGACCATCGTCTTCGTCACCCACGACATCGACGAGGCGATCCGGCTGGGGACGATGGTCGCCGTCATGCGCACCGGCGGCCATCTGGCCCAGTTCGCGCCGCCCGCCGAACTGCTGTCCGCCCCGGCGGACGCCTTCGTGGAGGACTTCCTCGGCACCGACCGCGGCATCCGGCGCCTTTCGTTCTTCCCCTCCGCCGGGCTGGAGCTGCTGACCACTCCGGTCGTCGCGATCGACTCCACCGCCGAGCAGATCGCCGCCCGCGGCACGCCGGACGTGCCCTACCTCCTCGTGACCGACGTCGACGGCAAGGCGCTCGGCTGGAGCGAGCCGAAGGACCTCACCGCCGGGAAGGTGGTGCCCGAACGGCTGCTGCCGTACGGTCGGCCCTTCGAGTCCGGCAAAGACTCGCTGCGCGCGGCCCTGGACTGCGCCGTGCTCTCGCCCACCGGCTGGGCCGTCGCCGTGGACGGCACCGGACGGGTGGTCGGGGTCGTCTCGCAGGAGACGATCGGCGAGGCCATCCGCGGCGCCCACGCCGAGCGGCGGAAGGCGGACCTCGCCGGATGA